From a region of the Paenibacillus lutimineralis genome:
- a CDS encoding GNAT family N-acetyltransferase — protein sequence MTTLISIEPMQAKYNEQVSRLLVYGFGDKFRTLMKMGNDELALFFEHLLEHFPSEPASQRLVALQDGKVIGTLSFKRKPDHDMKQGQKQRTLSCKCFNKVSKWNLIKLLIGLYLLDHRPQVGECYITDIAVHPDHRSQGVGRLLLQRVQDFVQTEPSLYVLSLYVSGKNPRAKHLYEQLSFRTHSQGTSIMRQLVIKEPRWDYMQMELDQERRRVPEQI from the coding sequence ATGACAACTCTCATATCGATCGAACCTATGCAGGCCAAATACAATGAACAGGTCAGCCGATTACTAGTCTATGGATTCGGTGATAAATTCCGGACTCTAATGAAAATGGGGAATGACGAGTTGGCACTCTTTTTCGAACACTTATTGGAGCATTTCCCTTCTGAACCAGCAAGTCAAAGACTGGTCGCCCTGCAAGATGGGAAGGTTATCGGAACTCTCAGCTTCAAACGCAAGCCGGATCATGATATGAAGCAAGGGCAAAAACAGAGAACCCTATCATGCAAATGCTTCAATAAGGTTAGTAAATGGAACCTGATAAAATTACTAATCGGACTATACTTATTGGACCATAGACCACAGGTCGGAGAATGCTATATCACAGACATCGCTGTTCATCCGGATCATCGCAGCCAAGGGGTTGGAAGACTGCTATTACAGCGGGTACAGGATTTTGTACAGACAGAACCAAGTCTCTATGTTCTAAGCTTGTACGTCTCCGGGAAAAATCCAAGAGCCAAGCATCTGTACGAGCAGCTATCCTTTAGAACCCATTCTCAGGGAACTAGTATAATGCGGCAGTTGGTCATCAAGGAACCGAGGTGGGATTACATGCAGATGGAATTAGATCAAGAAAGAAGGAGAGTTCCAGAGCAGATATGA
- a CDS encoding alpha/beta hydrolase family protein, giving the protein MKKKILIPLLVILGLLVGVGLIILKQNSFNMVEKSIEIPTPEGNLTGTFVLPKNYEGKLGLVLFIHGDGAINASHDDGYKPLWERLASLGYASLSLNKRGINGSEGNWLDQSMDDRVEEARRAIAWAKQQPMIDENQIGVWGASQAGWVIPKLAGKEPLAFSLMLSPAINWLSQGKYYTQKHLQKLGYSEAEIQDEEAYNKQVNQLLENHAPYEQYLEIARKESLITKEHWTFVSKNFLSDATEDLRNFKSPVLLLLGEEDIHVNWKETETVYRNIVNPELLTVAVFPDTEHSMLSTKTADSELRAVLISLFAPRQITVKGYMDQIELFLRGLPK; this is encoded by the coding sequence ATGAAGAAAAAAATATTAATTCCCTTACTTGTCATCTTAGGTTTACTAGTTGGTGTAGGACTTATTATCTTGAAGCAAAACAGTTTCAACATGGTAGAGAAGTCTATTGAGATCCCAACTCCGGAAGGAAATTTGACAGGAACATTTGTACTTCCCAAGAACTACGAGGGAAAGCTGGGCCTGGTCTTGTTCATCCACGGTGACGGAGCGATTAATGCTTCTCATGATGACGGGTATAAGCCGCTGTGGGAGCGGCTAGCCTCGCTTGGCTACGCCTCCTTATCTCTTAACAAAAGAGGCATTAATGGATCCGAAGGCAACTGGCTCGATCAGAGCATGGATGACCGTGTAGAGGAAGCTAGGCGGGCCATTGCATGGGCCAAACAGCAACCCATGATTGATGAGAATCAGATCGGGGTATGGGGAGCAAGCCAGGCGGGATGGGTCATCCCCAAACTCGCAGGCAAGGAGCCTCTGGCATTCAGTCTTATGTTATCCCCCGCTATCAACTGGTTAAGCCAAGGAAAATATTATACACAAAAGCATTTGCAAAAGCTTGGTTACTCCGAAGCAGAAATACAAGACGAAGAAGCTTATAATAAACAAGTAAACCAGCTTCTAGAAAATCATGCTCCTTATGAGCAATATCTGGAGATTGCCCGTAAAGAAAGTTTAATAACAAAAGAACACTGGACGTTTGTCAGTAAGAACTTCCTCTCGGACGCAACTGAGGATCTCCGTAATTTCAAATCACCAGTTCTCCTACTTCTTGGTGAAGAGGATATCCACGTCAATTGGAAGGAAACGGAGACAGTCTATCGCAACATCGTTAATCCGGAGCTGCTGACCGTCGCCGTATTCCCTGACACCGAGCATTCCATGCTAAGCACAAAAACCGCTGATTCGGAGCTCCGGGCCGTGCTTATCAGCCTGTTTGCTCCAAGACAAATTACCGTAAAAGGCTATATGGATCAAATCGAGCTATTTCTACGAGGGCTTCCTAAGTAA
- a CDS encoding MerR family transcriptional regulator has translation MNNEITISELARLMNVSVHQLRYFEEKDVLTPAYTDHNQYRMYGMDQVYQLAHILLLRKLGVPVQSIKECMTSYSADQHKQLLHQSLQEINTELLRLQGLQRFITKVLQEQQEFILSSDEYRIKWRDTAYLSHWLEIDAQTKLTARSLAERASQLPNLFESDIYYIENEANILTLYTETQTQGPGVLTLPEGNYLSAQRLIHEDDELEQVVEQFFVYAAAQSYVIAGPVIIIEKSYLSLFPPNGLHYELQALLEPHPEGSQPT, from the coding sequence ATGAATAATGAAATTACAATTAGCGAGTTAGCCCGGCTAATGAATGTATCTGTCCATCAACTTCGTTATTTCGAAGAGAAGGATGTCCTGACACCTGCGTACACGGACCACAATCAATATCGTATGTACGGTATGGATCAGGTCTACCAACTAGCTCATATTTTACTGCTCCGCAAATTAGGAGTCCCTGTACAGTCTATTAAGGAATGCATGACTTCTTATTCTGCCGATCAGCACAAACAGCTTCTTCATCAATCATTGCAGGAAATAAATACGGAGTTGCTGCGCCTTCAAGGACTTCAGAGGTTCATTACCAAGGTTCTGCAGGAGCAGCAGGAATTTATCCTGTCGTCTGACGAGTACCGGATAAAATGGCGGGATACCGCTTATTTATCCCATTGGCTCGAAATAGATGCACAGACGAAGCTTACAGCCAGATCGCTCGCTGAACGAGCTTCACAGCTACCTAATTTGTTCGAATCGGATATCTATTATATAGAGAATGAGGCGAATATCCTCACCCTATACACCGAGACACAAACGCAAGGGCCGGGCGTGCTCACCTTACCGGAAGGTAACTATCTATCTGCGCAGAGGTTGATTCACGAAGATGATGAGCTGGAGCAGGTGGTCGAGCAATTTTTCGTCTATGCTGCAGCACAGTCTTATGTTATTGCAGGACCTGTCATTATTATTGAAAAGTCTTATTTATCCTTATTCCCCCCTAACGGTCTGCACTATGAACTGCAAGCCTTACTTGAGCCGCATCCGGAAGGGAGCCAGCCAACATGA